Part of the Panicum virgatum strain AP13 chromosome 4N, P.virgatum_v5, whole genome shotgun sequence genome is shown below.
tttgtgaactctGGTTTGGCTTTTCATGGCTACTCGATCAGTTGCCAAAGCTGTGCCCTGTGAACCGAGCAACCGACCTTGCTGTCCTGAAAGACAAGTTTGAGACTCCAACTCCGTCGAACCCTACTGGACGATCAGATCTACCAGGGCTCGATATATTTGTGTCCACTGCTGATCCAGAGAAAGAACCTCCATTGGTCACAGCAAACACTATCCTCTCCATCCTTGCTGCTAATTACCCTGTGGAGAAGCTTTCTTGCTATGTTTCTGATGATGGAGGAGCTCTCCTGACATTTGAAGCCATGGCTGAAGCTGCAAGCTTTGCCAACATGTGGGTTCCTTTCTGTCGCAAGCACAACATTGAGCCTCGCAATCCTGAGAGCTACTTCAACCTGAAGAAGGATCCATACAAGAACAAGGTGCGTCCGGACTTTGTCAAGGACAGAAGGAGGGTGAAGAGGGAGTACGATGAGTTCAAGGTCAGGATCAATGGGCTGCCTGATTCAATCCGCCGTCGATCTGATGCATACCATGCCAGGGAGGAAATCAAGGCCATGAAAAGGCAGCGAGAGGCTGCTCTTGATGATGCAGTGGAGCCTGTTAAGATCCCTAAGGCCACCTGGATGGCTGATGGCACGCATTGGCCTGGTACCTGGATTCAGCCTTCCGCTGAGCATACCCGTGGTGACCATGCTGGAATAATTCAGGTATACATGTTTCCTTTTCCCAATTCTGTTCTGTATGTAGCTTCTGTACATAAATAAGAATGTATCATAACTTAAGAATCTCTTGTACATACACCAGTCTTAGTATTTTTAATCAGCAAATTATGTAGCTGCATATAAACAGTAGGAAATATAATTGAATCTGCTACTCTAGTTCTCTGCAAACTTAAAAGGCACCCAGCTGACCACTGTTGCTCTATGCTTCAGGTGATGTTGAAACCTCCTAGTGATGATCCCTTGTATGGGAACCCTGGTGAAGAAGGCAGACCTCTTGATTTCACTGAGGTTGACATCCGTTTGCCAATGTTGGTCTACGTGTCCCGAGAGAAGCGCCCTGGTTATGATCACAACAAGAAGGCTGGTGCGATGAACGCCCTAGTCCGTTCGTCCGCTGTGATGTCAAATGGCCCCTTCATCCTCAACCTTGACTGCGACCACTATGTTTACAACTCCCAAGCTTTCCGGGAAGGCATGTGCTTCATGATGGACCGTGGTGGTGACCGTATTGGTTATGTCCAGTTCCCACAGCGGTTTGAGGGCATTGATCCATCTGATCGGTATGCTAACCACAACACTGTCTTCTTTGATGTCAACATGCGTGCACTGGATGGTCTCATGGGACCAGTCTATGTGGGCACTGGCTGTCTTTTCCGCCGTGTTGCACTATATGGATTTGACCCTCCCCGCACCAAGGAGCATGGTGGCTGTTGCAGCTGTTGCTTCCCTCAGAGACGCAAGGTCAAAACTTCAGCTGCTGCACCGGAAGAAACCCGGGCTCTGCGGATGGCAGACTTTGATGAGGATGAAATGAACATGTCATCATTCCCAAAGAAGTTTGGTAACTCGAACTTCCTTATCAACTCTATTCCAATTGCTGAATTCCAAGGGCGTCCGCTAGCTGATCACCCTGGTGTCAAGAATGGCCGCCCTCCGGGTGCTCTCACTGTGCCCCGCGACCTTCTTGATGCCTCCACGGTTGCTGAGGCCATCAGTGTCATCTCTTGCTGGTACGAAGACAAGACTGAGTGGGGCCACCGTGTTGGTTGGATTTATGGTTCAGTCACAGAGGATGTGGTCACTGGGTACCGGATGCACAATCGTGGATGGAAATCTGTGTACTGTGTCACTAAGCGTGATGCTTTCCGTGGCACAGCACCAATTAATCTCACTGACCGGCTCCACCAGGTGCTCCGATGGGCTACTGGTTCAGTGGAAATCTTCTTCTCCCGCAACAATGCTCTGCTCGCAAGCCGCAAGATGAAGTTTCTTCAGAGGATCGCGTACCTGAATGTCGGCATCTACCCATTCACATCAATCTTCCTCATTGTGTACTGCTTCCTGCCAGCGCTGTCCCTCTTCTCTGGGCAGTTCATCGTGAAGCAACTCAACGTGACCTTCCTGACATACCTGCTGGTGATCACCCTGACTCTGTGCATGCTCGCGGTGCTGGAGATCAAGTGGTCAGGGATCAGCCTGGAGGAGTGGTGGCGGAACGAGCAGTTCTGGCTGATCGGAGGAACGAGCGCCCATCTGGCCGCTGTGCTGCAGGGCCTTCTGAAGGTGATTGCCGGCATCGAGATCTCCTTCACGCTGACATCCAAGTCAGGCGGTGATGATGTGGACGACGAGTTTGCAGACCTGTACATCGTCAAGTGGACGTCGCTGATGATCCCGCCGATCGTGATCATGATGGTGAACCTGATCGCCATCGCGGTGGGGTTCAGCCGGACCATCTACAGTGAGATCCCGCAGTGGAGCAAGCTCCTGGGTGGCGTGTTCTTCAGCTTCTGGGTGCTGGCCCACCTGTACCCGTTCGCCAAGGGGCTGATGGGGCGGAGGGGCCGGACGCCGACCATCGTCTTCGTCTGGGCCGGCCTCCTGTCCATCACCATCTCGCTGCTGTGGGTGGCCATCAACCCGCCCTCGCAGAATTCCCAGATCGGTGGATCGTTCACGTTCCCGTGAGCGGTCATCGTTACATTCCTTGCTTTGCGCTGGTGGGAAGGGGGATTTCTGACTGCTGAAAAGGAAGGCTAGGTGCTTATGTTAAAATCCATAGTGCTGTCATGAGTTACAATAGTTCTTTTGTTCTTTATTTTTTGCACTGTACTGTTCCGATATGAGATGAGAATTGGCTCTGCTGGACCATGAAACGAGTACAAATTTTCAAGTTGTTTCACCGTGCCCGTGTTtggttttgctacagtactCCGATTACCTTTTAGGAGGTAAGAGTTCTAATAGATCTTAGCCATTGAATATTAGGAGAAAAACTAAATaactaattaattaaggaaaaaCCAGCCGGCTATCCTAACTACCTACATGCTGCTTCCGTGGATCTAGCAGGAGCTTGCATGTACGCATTCATGAAAATCTCTGTCCTCCTCTATTTCTTTAGGATTCAATTATGTGCACGTTTATTTGTTATATGCTGGTAGCTTGAAACATTTGTTACATGTCGATCTCTCTTGTTTGGAAATATAATTTCTTCAAGTTTGTCATACACATCACAAGTTAGATCTTGAAATGTTCAGGTATGCATCCCATATCATTCCAAAATAACATTATAAACTCACGGTGGTTCCTTCATATGTCACAAAATGATGCAAACTCAAGTATGCAAAGGCTCCAATCATGTTCGTTTCATTCCCCAAGAAAAACAAAATGTTACACTCACACGTACACAGGCTCCATCGACGAATCAATCATGTTAGATCTAAATTTTGCATGATAGATCATGTATTTATGTTACAACACGTGATGGCCAAAAAAACGTTACATGCAATCTGCTGGGTATATATGTCACGTGCATGGAGGGGATAAAAAATATTTCTTGTCTCAATTTTATGGCCGGCACATGTTGTGGATAAAGAAACAAAAGTATGAGATCCCAACTAATCATTAATGCATGTTAGATCTAATTCtctatttttctaatttaaaatatatagaATAAGAGAAAATTTAAAACTATTACCTCCTAAGAGGTAATATGGCATTGGATCAATAGTCCACAGTTATTTGGGTGTACCATAGCAAAGCCCGCTAGGTATTGGGATGCTTGTGCTGCATTGGCTACTGTGAATTGTCATGTACCGTGTCAAGAAATGAGCAAGGACAGTGAAAGGCACCTCGGAAGCATGCTTGCGTGATACATACGCATGTGGCGTTGCTGGGTCTGCGAGACCAGGCACGCGAATTTGTCTGTAGGCGTGCCGTGCACCGGCACGGCGGAGAAGAGGTCAGAGGAGAGCGCCTGCAGTGTTGTATCTGTGACCCATTCAGGTTCGTTCGGAGCCTGGCGATTGTTTCTTGTGGGGTTTGGTACTAGCGAGAGAGAGGGACTGATAAAGAGGTTTGGATAGAGACATGGCAGGACTTTGTTCTTAACAGCGATTGATTTGattatattaattaattattaattatgTGGAACGGGATGGCCGCCCCCATCCATCGGTACGTCGATGATGATGTAGTAGTGGATTATTATGGGCTCAAAGCTACGACTTCTTCACACTCAACAAACAGCACAAGGGGGCCATAATAATGGGCCTAAAAGTGCGAAAGCACATTAAATGGCTGTTTGGTTGGTAGCCAGAACCCACAGGCTCTGTGGCAGTATGAACCAAACAAACATCTAGGAGGGTGTGCCGAGCCACAAACTAAACAACTCTTATGCTAGTCTCATTGGAAAGTGTCATCGTTCAGTTGTCAAAAGTACTATATCAATTTGACACTGAAAGGACATAGTCACTCTCAGTGTACAGTGCCGTAACACAGTTTCATAGATaacttaaaatattaaatagtGCAATGGTTGTGTGATATGCCATGATTCAACGAAGATCGGTCTCGGTGCAGAGTGTCATTCTCATGTCATGACTTGGCAACCGTGCCATGAGAGGGTAATGGTGATGACTCAGGTCATCTCTCTCCTCTTAACTCTGTTGCTAAATCAGCAATTGTGCtaatgtgtcataatttttaatACATATAACACTCTTATAACACTAGCACTAAAATTAACCTATTAAGACCAACGCATCATCATCTGCTTCACTACGTCTCACCAATCATCATCGTCCGTGGTCTCTTAGATACTAAGCCTCTTCCTCTAATCTCTGGGCTTGCTTATTTGTCATCATGGAGTAACATTCTTCATCTCCCCCTCCCGGCTAGGGATGGCAATTCCACCAGTGGATGCAGGTATCTGCGGATTTTAGACCCAATGGATGTGGGTGCGGGTGCGATATTCCACCAGTGGGTAGACCAGCAACCGTGGGTGGATCCGCACCCATCCGAAAGCAAAGAAATCCCAGCCCAGCCTATTTAGATAAGGCCTAGTCCAACTATCCTAACTATAAAATGAGCACTGAAATTTATGAATTTATTGTTAGTTTGTCCTTATTGCTTTGAACTTTTAGATTTATTGTTAGTTTACCCTTATTACTTATAGAAGTGTGCTATTTGACTGTTTAAATTGATAAATTTGTgcatttttattatatatgttgcCACACCGTAGGCACCCGAATCCCGTCCGAAACCCGTGGGTGCGGATGCGGTTGCAGAAATGCACCCGCGGGTATGCCTGCGGACAGGTTTTTCCCAACCCCGCGGGTTTGCCTGCGGGTGGATTTTCGCCAAACCCGCACCCACATGCATGAACGGGTGCCATCCCTACTCCCGCAGCGTCGGCAAGGGCACCGGAACACGCAACACCGCTTCTCTTCGCTGTCCCCTCGGTTAGGCTTCCCGACCTACTCCACTATCTGCATTGCTCGTCCGGTCCTGTGGTATATCGATGTAACACCCTGGAGTTAATTTTGGTGCTAATCTTGTGTTTAGTCGCTAATCAGGGTTAATTAAGGTCATTAGTGCTAAACAAGTTGCATAGTGAATTTAAATTCAGCTTAGTTCGAGCACGTTTTTCTCCTTAATCCAAGCTCCAAATAAACTTTCACCCAAAATCAAAGTTGTAGGTcatcttttcctctacaacttctattttggccaaatttcaagtgccAATGTGAAATTTCTagttttggatggtcaaaaattGGCTCAAAAAACATTGAACAAGGTCACTGTGCCTCCCCTGTCGCTTGAGCGGCGGCGCACAGTGCCGGCACCGCCAcgcgtcgccgcgccggcgagcacccCGCCGCTTAAGCCCTCCACAGCTGTTGTACTGGCCAATTCCGTTTTCGCTTCGTCGTTCCCCTCCCTCGCGCCGCGCGGAGCATAGCAGCCCGAGCTCCGCCAAACCCCGCCGCCCTGCCGCCGTCCCTCGCACCCGAGTCTCCCCAAAGCCCATCCATCTTGCCCTTCATCTTCCCCGCCCCGCCTCGACCTCGTTTAGGCTGTTCCCCAGCCGGAatcgagccgccaccgccgtccaccaTCGTCGTCCGCCCCAAACCTCCGCCCCCTCTCGTCGAGCTCCCCTCCCCGGCCTCCCTCCGTCCGATTCAACCACGCAGTGAGCTCCCCCGTGACCCTCTCAACCTCCTTTCCCTGGGTATCCGGCGCCGTTGCGCCCGCCGCGGGCCGCACCTGCGCTGGCTCGCTCGACGCCGTTGCGCGCCCCTGCCCCGCCGGCCCGCCCTGGCCGCGGGCCTGCCctaccgcgccgccggccggccaccgccgctggctcgcctggccgcgcgccggccgtgGCATGCACGAGAAGAGGAGGGGCTGGCCTGGGCCTCccactgacgggtggggcccagccgtcagcccagtttagggtttaggttttTTCTTTTATTGTTTAATTGGCTGAAATCTTTGAAAATGTGTAGAAAATTGTAGataaatgctaaaaatgcaaactaaattttgttagtttACTTAAATCATGATATTCAaaggaaaaatactcatgcttATTAAATGTTAGTTTTGCATGTGCCATAATTTGTTTTGTGCTCAAGATTAATCAATTTATATCTACTGTTCTGTGGCTCtaaaaataatgaaatttatgcagtagcctAATCTTTGCACATGTAATCCATTGTAAAAGTTTCATGCCCATAGTCTATGTGCATTTGTGTAGATCTTGTTGTGTTCAGTTTGTTTTGTCAGGGTTAAAAGAAATACTGTACaatatcaataaatgttggaaaaattaTGTGACATGCTTTATCATTATCATGTTAGTTTGGTATATTTTTGTTGCTAGATCATATCTGCAAATTAGGTTTTTGCTTTTAATTCATTCCTAGTtatgctcttttcttttataagtGTTGTGAATTAATTCTTTCATGCATATGTGATCTCAACAAAACCAGCTCCTGTGTAAATCATTCTAAACTGGCAGGACCAGGTTGATGCTTGTTTTTAGGTACCTTGCCTAGGTTTGCTTGATAGTAATTTGTTAGTCCATAATTTGATCCATGTTGCTTTAGGCTTGTGTTTAATCTTCCGAAGTAAATTTGGTAGCTGTTGTTTGATGGGAggcacttcaggctaaaagacaTTAGAACCGAAGACTGCACATCAGCACTAAACCATTTCCGTCATAACCAAAGTTGTGAGGTTGCTCCGTAAATACTTATAGAGTTTGGTTCGTGCCTCTCATTGTGTGTATTGCGTTGTattgcatcatttcatgtgtctcatgcatggcatactttattcgtgtagacgctgaaACCGAAGTCGCCTATGAGTTGACTGCCGAGCTGATCCGGGAGCCACCAGCATGAGAGCAACAGACCAAAGAGGCCGTTGATCAAGCTCCACAAGAAGCCGCTAAccctgctgacctgcaaggcaagccccggagcataacccttaatttcagtattcaatatttattatataattattatgcatttaagtttttaggagttgattggaaccttaga
Proteins encoded:
- the LOC120669009 gene encoding cellulose synthase-like protein D2 yields the protein MASNGGGLRHSNSSRLSRMSYSGEDGRGAQAPAADRPMVTFARRTHSGRYVSYSRDDLDSELGGSPDFSPDHQEFHSYHVHIPATPDNQPMDPAISARVEEQYVSNSLFTGGFNSVTRAHLMDKVIESEASHPQMAGAKGSSCAINGCDAKVMSDERGEDILPCECDFKICAECFGDAVKNGGAVCPGCKEPYKNTELEDVVGGAAGTRATLSLPPPPGAGGAAASRMERRLSIMRSQKAMTRSQTGDWDHNRWLFETKGTYGYGNAIWPKENEVESGGGAGGGLGGADGQPAEFTTKPWRPLTRKLSIPAGVLSPYRLLILIRMAVLGLFLAWRIKHKNEDAMWLWGMSVVCELWFGFSWLLDQLPKLCPVNRATDLAVLKDKFETPTPSNPTGRSDLPGLDIFVSTADPEKEPPLVTANTILSILAANYPVEKLSCYVSDDGGALLTFEAMAEAASFANMWVPFCRKHNIEPRNPESYFNLKKDPYKNKVRPDFVKDRRRVKREYDEFKVRINGLPDSIRRRSDAYHAREEIKAMKRQREAALDDAVEPVKIPKATWMADGTHWPGTWIQPSAEHTRGDHAGIIQVMLKPPSDDPLYGNPGEEGRPLDFTEVDIRLPMLVYVSREKRPGYDHNKKAGAMNALVRSSAVMSNGPFILNLDCDHYVYNSQAFREGMCFMMDRGGDRIGYVQFPQRFEGIDPSDRYANHNTVFFDVNMRALDGLMGPVYVGTGCLFRRVALYGFDPPRTKEHGGCCSCCFPQRRKVKTSAAAPEETRALRMADFDEDEMNMSSFPKKFGNSNFLINSIPIAEFQGRPLADHPGVKNGRPPGALTVPRDLLDASTVAEAISVISCWYEDKTEWGHRVGWIYGSVTEDVVTGYRMHNRGWKSVYCVTKRDAFRGTAPINLTDRLHQVLRWATGSVEIFFSRNNALLASRKMKFLQRIAYLNVGIYPFTSIFLIVYCFLPALSLFSGQFIVKQLNVTFLTYLLVITLTLCMLAVLEIKWSGISLEEWWRNEQFWLIGGTSAHLAAVLQGLLKVIAGIEISFTLTSKSGGDDVDDEFADLYIVKWTSLMIPPIVIMMVNLIAIAVGFSRTIYSEIPQWSKLLGGVFFSFWVLAHLYPFAKGLMGRRGRTPTIVFVWAGLLSITISLLWVAINPPSQNSQIGGSFTFP